From the genome of Clavelina lepadiformis chromosome 2, kaClaLepa1.1, whole genome shotgun sequence:
attattttttcatcgACATAAAAACGTGTCTCTGCAGCCTACAGAGCGATGGGGAGTTTTCATGACGATGGAGCATAACTGTAAAAATATCAAGTATAAAATGATATCAGCCTGTGTTTTTAGTGAAGTATTGACCAGGACGTCAGCAGTCACTCAGTAAGTTATATGTTTATGACTAAGTCATGAGGTTTGTCTCGAAGTAAAATGTATAATtactatttttctttttaaaaagttactttttttATTGGAATAACTTTTCATTTGATTTTTCAAGGTTACTAATCATAAAACAAGGTTTCTAAAACAGAATTTGGTTCTAAACGAGCTGCTTGACTTAGGTGCATgctcaatgttttttttggcaCAAGCAAAGTGAATGAACCTTATAGCACACCAGTTAAATCATGGAGAAACAAACCGATGTGAAAAAATTGCCATCTCAACCTAAAGTTGACCCATCAGAACTTACTCTAGATCATATCCATGACATCAGAACAGCAGTTGTGTGCCTCTTGGATGTAATTGCATCAATAATCAATAAAAGACACGATGAAGTTTGTGATTCTTATAAGAGTTTAACACAGGATGCAAAGGCTTTGGTTGGTTCCttcttttgttgtatttcataaatttcatgACCATAATTTTCCTTAGATGATATTTGTATCGGTACAGTAGCCTAAGCATTGCTAacaatttacacaaaaaaatcGATAACCAACTTGAATTAATTTGTCAAATGATGTTTACAAGGCAtctgatttgtttgttttgtctaTCTTCTAGAATGAAACTGTGTTTGCTCAAATTCGAGATCGTTATTTATGGTGGTGTTCGGGAATTACTGATGAAAAAAGTATGAAAAGACCGAGTACGCAGAGGAATCCTAATAAGCCAATGCTCAGATCTGTGAGCATGTATGGGCAACTTACCTTTAGGTAAACAAATGGTTTATCCATTAATTACCTTTGAAAGTTTGattacataaaaacatataTTGTTAGCGGCATAGTTTACctaaaccagggatgtccaacctgcggcctgcgggccacagtgcggcccacctgagatttttgtgcggcccgctagtcattttcactccaaaagtatgtacttcatgtacccatttttcttgaaatttaataggttttgcggcccattcaattatttcaagtgacaatgcggcccaccataataaaaggttggacatccctgaccTAAACGTTCACAACAACCGGTCGTTTTTATATCTTTAATATACTTGTAATCACATAGAGAACACATTAGCTGTatgttaatatatttttaacttttaatttccAGAATGGGGATATACTGCATATTTTAAATCTAAATCATTCATATTTCCTTCATGTCTGTGCAGGTACAGTCGTGTTGAAGCCGATAGATTTTTACGAACTTTGATATCAGCATTTGAAGCTTGTAGAACTGTTTTGCTTCAATCACTTAAACGTCGATCACAACGTGAAACTAATTTATATGAGCAGCTACTTCAGCTCAAAGGTTTGTTTATATTGCAACAACAATATAATGACATGGGAGTTTTTTCAGTTGCCTTAAATGATTTGAGTCGTGCATGAAAATTCGGTAGATTTTTGCATAAAGTTATGAAATAACAATCATATGCTTTCAATGCCTAAGTCTGCAATTATAACAAGGTGACCTTAAGCAAAAGAGCGATGAGTTATCTCTGGCAAATATAAAACTTGATTATGGAAGAAGAGAAAGAGACTCATGGAACTTGCAGTTAGATGATCTGAAGCAAAAACTGGACGCTgctgaaaagaaaatattacaGTAAATGATGTTCTGAAATATTAAAGTTAAATTATGTGCGCTCCACATGTTTCTTGGAActtaaagttgttaaaaaacaatcaagaGTTATACAGCAAAACAGCaagtgtttgtttaatttgaaagACTGGAGAAGTCAGCAAATGTTATGTTGTGGCAAAACAAGTTGAAAGAAGTGGAAGGAGAGAATCAATCGGaaattgaaaaactgaaagaaGCCGCTAAATCTgagaaaaataattatgagGAGACATGCACAAAGTTAAGAGCAAAGATTAAAGTATGTTTGTTATTTAAGGAACCTAATGCCATCTgtcaatttgttttgtttgttgcgGCCTGACTAAACATGCAATTTTTTAGAGACTTGAAAATGATGTTGGTCGTCTCAAGTTGAAACAAGAGCTTCCTTTGATTCCTTCCTCCAGCGGACTTGTTGAAAAACTTGACCACAAAAAACGTCAGTTGTTTTTAAGAGACCAGGTTTGTATATTAGTGTTGTCGCCTTACACTTATTCATTTACTCACACAACTTATTTATTCATTTAGCATGgtggttttattttactatgtCATTGAATGTGGTTATATGTTgatttagtaaaaatgaacttAAATGTAGGAGATCTACATGCTTAAAAAGGAACTAACAGAGCAAAGAAAACTGATGTCCGCTTGTATCAACGGATTGCAAGAGGATTTCAAGTAGGTTCATATTAAAATGTCATCTTCAATAATATGTGATATCATTAACTGCCAAAGCTTAGATATGTGTCTGACTTTGAACAAACACTAAAGATAAACAGCATAGAAAAACATGTCTGAGGTGaagttttaaaactgttttctaGCTCGTTTGACTGATCAACATTCCATGATGATATTCTAtttgtgtttgctttttgtaaaaattttactttacagtcaatttgttatttcatCTCAATCTCAGGCATCTTTTGAAGTCTTGGGAGTACGAAGCTCCTGGAAAAAAATTCAGCCCGGATTCTTCGAATGTGAAGTATCAGGTCTATTTTTTAAGAAAGTATTTCTCAGTCTTGTATTTCGAAAGTGTTTTGGTAATAATTACGATTTGCCGCATCAATGCAGGCAATGCTGCGTTTTATTGATGATGCTTGCACGAAAGGAACTTGGGAAGTTCTTCAGGAAAATTTGCCCTCCCACTACAAATCCAAAGAAATGACGGAGAAAAACAACTTGCCAAAACCCAAGCATCTCACAGTCACAAACATGTAAATGCAGTTTGCCCGTCTTGTACTTTCTAGAATAGAACAAAGCCAAAGCTTAACACAATAGATCATAAAAAGACTTGAAGTAGAATTATTAAGTGGAATAAAAGgttattattttcatcaaCAGACATGTTCGACCGTCTTCATCCAATGTGTATAAAAGTCCATCCACTTCACCGCTTTTGGAACGTCGGCCACAGAGTGCACAGTGCATTCCCCTTTCAGGTAAAAAAAGCAAAGAGTATTCTATGctacaaatgtttttaaaccaTGTTATTTTAACTCTTATTTTGTGACCGTGTTGACATTTGCGCTTTGTCTCTGCATTTACCAATGCCGTCACCCATTCTACTTACTATGCTAGTATTTTcttacaaagaaaacaataaatgtgttttttttaagctTACCAAATCATATACATTGATATGGAATATTTATCATATGATTTGTACACCATATGATATATACAGTGCTATGTGTACAATATGTATTGTAATTAATTGCAGTGTAATGATTAAATATTGGTAATTGATATCAGGTGGAAGTCAGAACAAACCGATTCCTTCTCATCCCCAGCTTGTTAGTAAAGTTACCGGCCGTGCCAACTTGGTCCAAATCATGAAACATTTTCCTTATCTCACGGTTGAACAGGTAATTACTGTTGTTTGCTGAAAAGATAGCAGCTTGTAGGCTAATATTTGCACAGTGATTTGATTCTTATCTCCTCAGGTTACTAGACAATGGGAGAATTTCAGAAAATACGATAAGAACAATGACTTCAGTTTGGATTTGCCTGAGGTACACATGCCTTTATGTTACCTCCCTGTAACATTGTTTGTCCAATGATACGTTTGTTGTTTGGTTAGAGGAGTATGATTTTATAGGTGCTCCAACCTGTACTTAAGTATTATTTAATGATTGCCACAATCACCACATGGCACTTATCCATTCTTTTGGACTTTGTGGTAATACGTGTTTGTGAATTGATGTATCAAGTTGTCAACACTGTGTTCAAATGTAACCCTTAGCTGATGAATCATCGCTATAAAAAACATGGCTGCTTTTCGTAAAGTTGaagatttacaaaatttgattGAGACATGTTTTGAACTGTCCAATTGCTTTTCAGCTTTATGAGGTCATAACCCAAGTTCTGGGATTAAACATCTCAGTGCAGGAAATGAAGGAAGCGTTGCATGAAGTTGATCGGGATAAATCGAACAACATTGATTTCtatgaatatttaaaaattgcgGAAATGATCTTCAAAAAACAAGGTCCAAAAAGCACCtgattttattcatttaaacattttgctaatTTTGACTCTCATTTATTGACATTTTGCATTACGTTTTTTGTTAGTAGTTTGATACAAAAATCCTATTGTTTGCCTAAGCACATACATTAATTACAAcgtgtttaaaaaatttggactacttggattttttttgatttacttgtAACCAAAGATTTATGTTTTATAGGTGATTCTGCAATTTTTAAATCCGACATGTTGCTAGAAAAAGGTATATCAACGTCAAAAGAATGCATTGTGCAATGATATTGTCTATTAGTTGCTGAAGCTATTTAGTTGTGTATATTGTTGCTATCCGGTACTCTAGCATGCTAGCTGTGTTTACACATTTTTCGCAGGTGAATGCGTTTCTACAGTATCTTTGCAATGGTTTAGTTTGGCAATAGTCTTACTACAATTGTGCTGTGTTTTAAGGTGACTTATACAAGTATTTTATAAGAAatcttgtttttaaacaaattactCATAGTTATAGATATTGGTGCAATGTTTACCGTTTGTTTTAACCTATCTTTCCTTTGAATCATGTTGGAAGTTTCCTGTAACGTACAGCTCCAACAATAGGTCCGAAATGGCAAAAAAcgatttttgttaatattttataattgtgATTCTATAATGGCGGTAGTCATACTTAAAAAAActgcataacaaaataacaccaTTCTATTCCTAGATCAAATTTTCGTTATTTGTACCCATGCCATGTGGCCGTGGGTAATCTTGCTTTGCActtcaaaaactttgcactagcaccttattgtttatatttttgtatgttttgatAAAGTGCTTTCATAttcttattttgtatttcgtTGTTATCCACTGTAAGCCATAAGTAATATTTATAAAGAACTTGTATAGTAGTTGGTGTCTATCTCCATTCATATCTTTTTTATAAAAGGTGGTTTTCTTTACTTTTATAACTCTATTTTGCTACTTACTCGCAAGTCATATCATACAACCATGTCcgtcaattaaattaatttgctTCTAACATATACGTAATTGCATGTGATCTAATAACTACGCACCTCGTATGTTTGCATTTCAGTATTTTATTGCAGTGATTCCAACCACTGTTGGAACGTGCAGTGTCTAAAAAAATAATAGGGAAACACCGACATAAGCTATATATGCCATGTGCGGATAGACATGCAAATAGTTgctgtgaaaaacaaaaactggtaAGCAATTTAGGGTGCCGTggaatttttttctgaaaaaggGTGCCACAAACCAAAAAttgttgggaaccactgttttAATGGAATTACTACTCACCCGATAGAAACCAACAAGGTTTCAAAAATTCCTTTGCTTTTGACTGGCATGGAGTGGGtgtgtttaacaaaattaataaCTTCTGCATTGGCGACATTAATGAATTGTAATGatgtcaaatatttttaatggaatttttatttaatttaagatACAATAATCTAAAGCAAGTTAGCTGAGTGAGTCCCTTTAGGCGTGTTTTGTTGCTGAAACGGGTGATCTTTAACACCTTAACGATCACCCGTTTCAGCTGGTTAACAATTGTAAAGGGcgatttaataaatttttgttcttttcattTAGCTAATATACTGTGATATGGcgctgaaaaatattaaactgcAATGGTTCTTTTGAATATTGTATTTATCAAATGCTTCTTAGTACTACTTTATGGTATACTTTAGAAGACCATTTTCATACACATCAACAAGTACAAatgctgttataaaaataaaagttggaAGATCTgtgtaaaatttgcaaaacttttttagcAAGGCAGATACTACTAACCATAAGAATTTTGTCTTCTGAATTAATTTGGAGCAACTGATACATCGCAACTGGCACAAGCACACAGTTTGAACTCCACAGACAAGAGCAGGTTCAAAGACCACAACTTACCAATGTTGACAATAATTTTATACTAGATTTAAAGCTGGTTTCAGGGTACCTGGACTCTTTCATTTTCTTACAGGGTCATATGCATAGTAATGTTATGCATGCTATGCTAGTCACGCATTCAGTGCATATTAGttgttcaaaacaaaacagttttacaaTAAACAGCAAACCACACAAAGGCACGatagataataattaaccGAAGGCAAATAGAAATAGGCAAAGTAAGACGTTAACTTAGTGCAGTATAAGTTAACTAACCACAACACTGGCTAAACGGGCAAAGACGATGAAATTGTGCAGAAAGTAGGAACATAACTTAACCTAAAAGTTTGCACTAATTAGTGTAAATTAGTAGAACATAAATAAATGGAAC
Proteins encoded in this window:
- the LOC143446626 gene encoding uncharacterized protein LOC143446626, which codes for MEKQTDVKKLPSQPKVDPSELTLDHIHDIRTAVVCLLDVIASIINKRHDEVCDSYKSLTQDAKALNETVFAQIRDRYLWWCSGITDEKSMKRPSTQRNPNKPMLRSVSMYGQLTFRYSRVEADRFLRTLISAFEACRTVLLQSLKRRSQRETNLYEQLLQLKGDLKQKSDELSLANIKLDYGRRERDSWNLQLDDLKQKLDAAEKKILQLEKSANVMLWQNKLKEVEGENQSEIEKLKEAAKSEKNNYEETCTKLRAKIKRLENDVGRLKLKQELPLIPSSSGLVEKLDHKKRQLFLRDQEIYMLKKELTEQRKLMSACINGLQEDFKHLLKSWEYEAPGKKFSPDSSNVKYQAMLRFIDDACTKGTWEVLQENLPSHYKSKEMTEKNNLPKPKHLTVTNIHVRPSSSNVYKSPSTSPLLERRPQSAQCIPLSGGSQNKPIPSHPQLVSKVTGRANLVQIMKHFPYLTVEQVTRQWENFRKYDKNNDFSLDLPELYEVITQVLGLNISVQEMKEALHEVDRDKSNNIDFYEYLKIAEMIFKKQGDSAIFKSDMLLEKGISTSKECIVQ